In the Leptotrichia sp. oral taxon 212 genome, one interval contains:
- a CDS encoding DKNYY domain-containing protein, whose amino-acid sequence MKMDNQKNANIMIKATVLSAIILFLLCFIVIFCIAFSRDETSEIQENGERYGASDFYKYKDKIYALVIGNGMLEVEGVDIPTFKVFDTEYNSRNVAYDKNKIYFGNIAVSDLDTDKLYYVGNNYYSDGTNSYFCSTSVETYEELSALSINIKNISHFLFKTKRPQYYFYPYKKLETNKRLEKVEELRNFATDGKEVYYAGEKLVNADINTIKTIEDALFYFYDKENVYYKSKLLSFKNNGKLKVFHENDYNVYYLYDEESKNVYANDYLFETVNTPYKVVGVDGTHHFSLLFISKNGVYFYDPLKRKQERIGGNIFKGEIKEIYPDIFSDDENVYYLDVYEDWASRSGNNPFSLMKKPLNGQLISRNTRIRYLDKKTAWENDWKKVADINFGRDGSIWKKGNKYYYFDIYGFNQNINRTIYEIVDKEVLYYLLYFSELEDRNIINLANKIRDFISERKLIAFDGEVKMTATINFIEDPYAYNIPKIIFISIFFLFGLYAKYRFDIAKFLKKRKKSKFSKK is encoded by the coding sequence ATGAAAATGGATAATCAAAAAAATGCTAATATAATGATAAAAGCCACTGTACTTTCAGCAATAATACTTTTTTTATTGTGTTTCATAGTTATATTTTGTATTGCTTTTTCCAGAGATGAAACTTCTGAAATTCAGGAGAATGGTGAAAGATATGGGGCAAGTGATTTCTATAAGTATAAAGATAAAATCTATGCTTTAGTTATTGGTAATGGAATGTTAGAAGTTGAAGGAGTAGATATTCCTACTTTCAAAGTCTTCGATACAGAATATAATAGTAGAAATGTAGCTTATGATAAAAATAAAATTTATTTTGGAAATATTGCAGTTTCAGATTTAGACACAGATAAATTGTATTATGTAGGGAATAATTATTATAGTGATGGTACTAATAGTTATTTTTGCTCAACATCTGTCGAAACATATGAAGAATTGTCAGCACTAAGTATAAATATAAAAAATATATCTCACTTCTTGTTTAAAACAAAAAGACCTCAATACTATTTTTATCCATATAAAAAATTAGAGACTAATAAAAGATTAGAAAAAGTTGAAGAATTAAGAAATTTTGCAACTGATGGGAAAGAAGTATATTATGCTGGCGAAAAGCTAGTTAATGCAGATATCAATACAATAAAAACAATTGAAGATGCATTATTTTATTTTTATGATAAAGAAAATGTTTATTATAAATCTAAACTTTTATCATTTAAAAATAACGGAAAATTAAAAGTATTTCACGAGAATGATTACAATGTCTACTATCTTTATGATGAGGAAAGTAAGAATGTTTATGCAAATGACTATCTTTTTGAAACAGTAAATACTCCTTATAAAGTTGTTGGAGTTGATGGGACACATCACTTTAGTTTACTTTTTATAAGTAAGAATGGAGTTTATTTTTATGATCCACTTAAGAGAAAACAAGAAAGAATAGGAGGTAACATTTTTAAAGGTGAAATTAAAGAAATTTATCCAGATATATTTTCTGATGATGAAAATGTTTACTATTTAGATGTATATGAAGACTGGGCAAGCAGGTCAGGCAACAATCCTTTTTCATTGATGAAAAAACCTTTAAATGGTCAACTAATATCAAGAAATACTAGAATACGTTATCTTGATAAAAAAACTGCTTGGGAAAATGATTGGAAAAAAGTAGCTGATATCAATTTTGGTAGAGATGGAAGTATATGGAAAAAAGGAAATAAATATTACTATTTTGATATTTATGGTTTTAATCAAAATATAAATAGAACAATTTATGAAATTGTTGATAAAGAAGTTCTTTATTATTTATTGTATTTTTCAGAATTAGAAGATAGAAATATTATAAACTTAGCAAATAAAATAAGAGATTTTATATCTGAAAGAAAATTAATAGCCTTTGATGGTGAAGTTAAAATGACAGCTACTATCAATTTTATTGAAGATCCTTATGCCTATAATATTCCAAAAATTATTTTTATTTCTATTTTCTTTTTATTTGGATTATATGCAAAATATAGATTTGATATTGCAAAGTTTTTAAAAAAACGAAAAAAATCTAAATTTTCCAAGAAATAA
- a CDS encoding GNAT family N-acetyltransferase, which yields MNAEINISNVILETDRLILRTWELKDLDDFFEYASVEGVGEKAGWEHHKSKDKSLEILKMFIEEKKVFAIVLKENQKVIGSIGIEELSEELDKDLDNLLGRELGYVLNKDYWNKGIMKEAVSKVVDYCFNTLKLNFLMASYFNYNIASKRVLENLNFKFYKDIIIETRYNNIKEKSTLMLLKND from the coding sequence ATGAATGCAGAAATTAATATAAGTAATGTTATATTGGAAACAGATAGATTAATCCTTCGTACCTGGGAACTTAAAGATTTAGATGATTTCTTTGAATATGCTTCAGTTGAGGGAGTTGGAGAAAAAGCAGGTTGGGAACATCATAAAAGTAAAGATAAAAGTTTAGAAATTCTTAAAATGTTTATAGAGGAGAAAAAAGTTTTTGCTATTGTTCTAAAAGAAAATCAGAAAGTTATAGGTTCTATTGGTATAGAAGAACTTAGTGAAGAATTAGATAAAGATTTAGATAATCTACTTGGAAGAGAATTAGGCTATGTTTTAAACAAAGATTATTGGAACAAAGGAATAATGAAAGAAGCTGTTTCAAAAGTTGTTGACTATTGCTTTAATACATTAAAATTAAATTTCCTGATGGCCTCATACTTCAATTATAATATTGCATCAAAAAGGGTTCTAGAAAACTTAAATTTCAAATTCTACAAAGATATTATTATAGAAACAAGATATAATAATATCAAAGAAAAATCTACTTTAATGCTTTTAAAAAATGATTAG
- a CDS encoding DKNYY domain-containing protein, translating into MEDFEEKFNFKKKKRDFDEDFEFKKKRSSDTLFIVKIISIGLIAFSFLFSFLIIRKIGSSDYEIEEKGYKYGRSQFIKYQGKISVPVPSGGRYFLENVDISSFSEVDSGDVSDRSTLVVGMDKNHVYCGNISLSDLNPNKLEVIGNGYYTDGTNTYFCSPFSERNEKLSVPMELFQYFMYAFSKTKKPQSYIYPYIKIKTDKKLKPVKIYQYFATDGEKVYYKGEVLGNADLNTLKSVNDYNEYFADKENIYYKSKLLPIKNSGKLKIVSTEQGNEFLYDEINGYVFFGTYSFDRGKAPYKVLGNEGNHLNSLVFINNEGVYYYDTKLKKQKRAGDNIFIGNIEEISPNVFTDDENIYYFHAYSIWSKRKGGGGGLASRNTEIYYLDKKEGWKKIADVGSGVYGSVWQKGDKYYYFDNLGISQLIDNAIYEITDMRTLEELRSSQNDGVIKELIEDEKLIKVEGEKKIKIVEKYKGNWDYSMIFFILCIFIVPTIFNACKKIISRRIDNEAGRF; encoded by the coding sequence ATGGAAGATTTTGAAGAAAAGTTTAATTTTAAAAAGAAAAAAAGAGACTTTGATGAGGATTTTGAATTTAAGAAGAAAAGAAGTTCTGATACTTTATTTATAGTTAAAATTATTTCTATTGGACTTATAGCATTTTCTTTTCTATTTTCTTTCTTGATAATAAGAAAAATAGGAAGTTCAGATTATGAAATAGAAGAAAAGGGCTATAAATATGGGAGAAGCCAGTTTATAAAATATCAGGGGAAAATTTCAGTTCCTGTTCCCAGTGGAGGAAGATATTTTTTAGAAAATGTTGATATTAGTTCATTTAGTGAAGTAGATTCAGGAGATGTATCGGATAGAAGTACATTAGTGGTTGGAATGGATAAAAATCATGTTTACTGTGGAAATATTTCTCTTTCTGACCTGAATCCAAATAAGCTTGAAGTTATAGGAAATGGCTATTATACAGATGGAACAAATACTTATTTCTGCTCACCATTTTCTGAGAGAAATGAAAAATTATCTGTTCCAATGGAGCTGTTTCAGTATTTTATGTATGCTTTTTCAAAGACGAAAAAGCCACAAAGCTATATTTATCCCTATATAAAAATAAAAACTGACAAAAAGTTGAAACCAGTCAAAATTTACCAATATTTTGCAACTGATGGAGAGAAGGTCTATTATAAGGGAGAAGTCCTGGGAAATGCTGATTTAAATACATTAAAAAGCGTTAATGACTACAATGAATATTTTGCTGATAAAGAAAATATCTACTATAAGTCAAAACTTCTACCAATTAAAAACAGCGGAAAGTTAAAGATTGTTTCAACTGAACAGGGAAATGAATTTCTTTATGATGAGATAAATGGATATGTTTTTTTTGGAACTTATTCTTTTGATAGAGGAAAAGCACCTTATAAAGTTCTTGGAAATGAAGGAAATCATTTAAATAGTTTAGTTTTTATAAATAATGAGGGTGTTTACTATTATGACACAAAATTAAAGAAACAAAAAAGGGCGGGAGATAATATCTTTATTGGGAATATTGAAGAAATAAGTCCTAATGTCTTTACTGATGATGAGAATATATATTATTTTCATGCTTATAGCATATGGAGTAAACGTAAAGGTGGAGGAGGAGGTTTAGCTTCAAGAAATACAGAGATATATTATTTAGATAAAAAAGAAGGCTGGAAAAAAATTGCAGATGTAGGAAGTGGAGTTTATGGAAGTGTCTGGCAGAAAGGTGATAAATATTATTACTTTGATAATTTAGGAATTTCTCAATTAATAGACAATGCCATTTATGAAATAACTGATATGAGAACATTGGAAGAACTTCGTTCTTCTCAAAATGATGGAGTAATAAAAGAACTTATTGAAGATGAAAAATTGATAAAAGTTGAAGGAGAGAAAAAAATAAAAATAGTAGAAAAATATAAAGGAAACTGGGATTATTCTATGATATTTTTTATACTGTGTATTTTTATTGTTCCTACTATTTTTAATGCATGTAAAAAGATTATATCTAGGAGGATAGATAATGAAGCCGGAAGATTTTGA
- a CDS encoding DKNYY domain-containing protein: MKPEDFDEDFNFKRKRTSDILFIFKIIGIMLIVFIIFSFSLSIKKLGGSDLEIEEKGEKYGKSWFIKYQGKISVPIPSGGRYFLENVDINSFRALDSQDRSTLMVGMDKNHVYCGNISLPDLNPDKLEIIGNGYYTDGTNTYFCSPNPERNEKLPGIMEFLQSLVYSYSKTKRPQSYIYPYTKIENEKKLQAVKDLYLVATDGEKVYYKGKLLENADLKTLKRVDMYTEYLADKENVYYKSKLLPIKNNGKLKVVSLQQGEDFLYDEINGYVFKEDYFFDREKSPYKALGNKGNHMYSMIFVNNEGIYYYDNQEKKLKRAGNNIFIGNLEEVNPNIFTDDENIYYFHGYEMRERYKKTSRNTEIYYLDKKVNWKKVADIGDGVHGSIWQKGDKHYYFDNLGMDSTIQDTIYEITDEDTLGYLLNNSGNVDKIKEFIENGKLIQTAGEKKVEIAVEDKKIPDNEKWWFLGALAVVFVVVVILRIKENQ; encoded by the coding sequence ATGAAGCCGGAAGATTTTGATGAAGACTTTAATTTTAAGAGGAAAAGAACATCAGATATTTTATTTATATTTAAAATTATCGGAATTATGCTTATAGTCTTTATAATTTTTTCATTTTCCCTTTCTATTAAGAAATTGGGAGGGTCAGATTTAGAAATAGAGGAAAAAGGTGAAAAATATGGAAAAAGCTGGTTTATAAAATATCAGGGGAAAATTTCTGTTCCTATACCTAGTGGTGGAAGATATTTTTTAGAAAATGTTGATATTAATTCATTTAGGGCATTGGATTCTCAAGATAGAAGTACTCTAATGGTTGGAATGGATAAAAATCATGTTTACTGTGGAAATATTTCTCTTCCTGACCTGAATCCAGATAAACTTGAAATAATAGGAAATGGCTATTATACAGATGGTACAAATACTTATTTCTGTTCACCTAATCCTGAAAGAAATGAAAAGTTACCGGGTATAATGGAATTTTTACAGTCTCTTGTATACTCCTATTCAAAGACTAAAAGACCACAGAGTTATATTTATCCTTATACAAAAATTGAGAATGAGAAAAAATTGCAGGCAGTTAAAGATCTATATCTTGTTGCAACAGATGGAGAAAAAGTCTATTATAAAGGGAAACTTTTAGAAAATGCAGATTTAAAGACTTTAAAAAGAGTTGATATGTATACAGAATATTTAGCAGATAAAGAAAATGTCTACTATAAGTCAAAGCTACTGCCAATTAAAAATAATGGAAAGCTTAAGGTCGTTTCCCTTCAGCAGGGAGAAGATTTTCTTTATGATGAAATAAATGGATATGTATTTAAGGAAGACTATTTTTTTGATAGGGAGAAGTCACCTTATAAAGCATTAGGAAATAAAGGGAATCACATGTATAGTATGATTTTTGTCAATAATGAAGGTATATATTATTATGATAATCAGGAAAAGAAACTGAAAAGAGCAGGAAATAATATTTTTATTGGAAATCTTGAAGAAGTAAATCCTAATATTTTTACGGATGATGAGAATATATATTATTTTCATGGTTATGAAATGCGGGAAAGATATAAAAAAACTTCAAGAAATACGGAAATTTATTATTTAGATAAAAAAGTTAACTGGAAAAAAGTTGCAGATATAGGAGATGGAGTTCACGGAAGTATATGGCAGAAAGGTGATAAACATTATTATTTTGATAATTTAGGAATGGATTCAACAATACAAGACACTATTTATGAAATAACTGATGAGGATACATTGGGATACCTGCTAAATAATTCTGGAAATGTAGATAAGATAAAAGAATTTATTGAGAATGGCAAATTAATACAAACTGCCGGAGAAAAAAAAGTTGAAATAGCAGTAGAAGATAAAAAAATACCGGATAATGAGAAATGGTGGTTTTTAGGAGCTCTTGCAGTAGTTTTTGTCGTTGTAGTTATTTTAAGGATTAAAGAAAACCAATGA
- a CDS encoding DKNYY domain-containing protein, producing the protein MKRNDEDFFQFEKKKNGIRLLKKVTITFIVIVIIFNFLAFISIFTMKSYYDFSKEVFNNGQKYEKSIYIKYKNKIYANIYGEAYQLKNVDTESFKVIDSTDYSDSYIAVDKNSVYFGNIPAPDLNPEKFEVIGNGYYTDGKNNYFCQRYSEKNENLSKFEYIKYYLLMGDRPQRYIYPFKKVEMNRSLQVIKDIDFFTTDGKKMYYKGEILENSDINTFGVVDSNNEYFFDKENVYYKTKILPVKNSGNLEIVSISQGHNFLYDGKNGYVFLEDYSFDMEKAPYRVLGNEGNHIYDLLFVNNEGVYFYDDQAKKQKRAGDNIFAGKIEEVNPNVFTDDKNVYYLQSYDVKRKKKNKGSYADILLSKNIGVFYLGEKKNWEKIKDIDSGIIGQVWKGNNKYYYFDNLGEHQIVDNVIYEISDEGTLQELLNSENISSDKIIEIINNKKLLPIRGKEVLTAAVKYKKSYKAEIFLTVFFTIFFIGKHFVLKKFKKLENMEEETDYYEL; encoded by the coding sequence ATGAAAAGAAATGATGAGGATTTTTTCCAATTTGAAAAGAAAAAAAATGGGATAAGACTCTTAAAAAAAGTAACAATAACATTTATTGTAATAGTTATAATATTTAATTTTCTTGCGTTCATTTCCATATTTACAATGAAATCATATTATGATTTTAGCAAAGAAGTTTTTAATAATGGTCAAAAATATGAAAAAAGCATATACATTAAATATAAAAATAAAATATATGCCAATATATATGGAGAGGCCTATCAGCTAAAGAATGTCGATACAGAAAGTTTTAAAGTGATTGATTCGACAGATTATTCTGACAGTTATATAGCGGTAGATAAAAATTCTGTATATTTTGGAAATATTCCAGCTCCAGATTTAAACCCCGAAAAATTTGAAGTTATAGGAAACGGCTATTATACAGATGGAAAAAATAACTATTTTTGTCAAAGATATTCTGAAAAAAATGAAAATTTAAGTAAATTTGAGTATATAAAATATTATCTTTTAATGGGAGATAGACCACAGAGATATATTTATCCTTTTAAAAAAGTAGAAATGAATAGAAGTTTACAAGTAATTAAAGATATAGATTTTTTTACAACTGATGGGAAAAAAATGTACTATAAGGGAGAAATTTTAGAAAATTCAGATATAAATACTTTTGGAGTTGTAGATAGTAATAATGAATATTTTTTTGATAAGGAAAATGTATATTATAAGACAAAAATACTGCCAGTTAAAAATAGTGGAAATCTGGAAATTGTTTCTATTTCCCAGGGACATAATTTTCTTTATGATGGAAAGAATGGATATGTATTTCTGGAGGATTATTCGTTTGATATGGAAAAGGCACCTTATAGGGTACTGGGAAATGAAGGAAATCATATATATGACCTACTTTTTGTAAATAATGAAGGTGTGTATTTTTATGATGACCAGGCAAAAAAACAGAAAAGGGCAGGGGATAATATTTTTGCCGGAAAGATTGAAGAAGTGAACCCTAATGTTTTTACTGATGATAAGAATGTCTATTATCTTCAGTCTTATGATGTAAAAAGAAAAAAGAAAAATAAAGGCAGTTATGCAGATATTTTACTTTCAAAAAATATAGGAGTCTTTTATCTTGGTGAAAAGAAAAACTGGGAAAAAATAAAAGATATTGATTCAGGAATAATAGGTCAAGTTTGGAAAGGAAATAATAAATATTATTATTTTGATAACTTAGGAGAGCATCAAATTGTAGATAATGTTATTTATGAAATAAGTGATGAAGGAACTCTTCAGGAACTGTTGAATTCAGAAAATATAAGTTCAGATAAAATAATAGAAATTATTAATAATAAAAAATTATTACCTATTAGAGGAAAAGAAGTTCTTACTGCTGCTGTAAAATATAAGAAAAGTTATAAGGCGGAGATATTTTTAACAGTTTTTTTTACAATTTTTTTTATAGGTAAACATTTTGTTCTGAAAAAGTTTAAGAAATTAGAAAATATGGAAGAAGAGACAGATTATTACGAATTATAA
- a CDS encoding DUF6162 family protein gives MRKIITEKLSPASAKKENIYLGIAVVFLILISFMLIKIRKPRITEQKIESGQISSYTEFSTIEAGIYSDLINFASEIKMKGNEEKLPTVKQLEDELIPPFTKDITWEERGSMTWERIDRKKLTYYVGLCENVMTSGNFIVIVDNKNRENIKILFIKTHLHKDEVEFAIDENFPGWQEIVPYTGETERQKFEGKGDTE, from the coding sequence GTGAGGAAAATAATCACAGAAAAACTTAGTCCAGCAAGTGCAAAAAAAGAAAATATATACTTAGGGATAGCAGTTGTATTCTTAATTTTAATTTCATTTATGTTAATTAAAATCAGAAAGCCAAGAATAACGGAACAAAAAATAGAATCAGGTCAGATAAGCTCTTATACAGAATTTTCAACTATTGAAGCTGGAATTTATTCTGATCTGATAAATTTTGCAAGTGAAATAAAAATGAAAGGAAATGAAGAAAAACTCCCAACAGTAAAGCAGCTGGAAGATGAACTTATTCCTCCCTTTACAAAAGATATTACATGGGAGGAAAGAGGTAGTATGACATGGGAAAGAATCGACAGGAAAAAACTGACATATTATGTGGGGTTATGTGAAAATGTCATGACCAGTGGAAACTTTATTGTAATAGTAGATAATAAAAACAGGGAAAATATAAAAATATTATTTATAAAAACTCATTTACATAAGGATGAGGTGGAATTTGCCATTGATGAGAATTTTCCTGGCTGGCAGGAAATAGTACCATATACTGGTGAAACTGAAAGACAGAAATTTGAAGGGAAAGGTGATACTGAATGA
- a CDS encoding metal ABC transporter solute-binding protein, Zn/Mn family, whose translation MKKILLIVSMILINMFSYAKLRVGVTLQPYYSFVSNIVGDKMEVVPAIRGDIYDVHNYKARPEDIKKMATLNILVVNGIGHDEFIYGIVRSARMGGKIKIINANKGVSLMPVSGMRTKTRVMNPHSFISITSSIQQIYTIARELGQIDPANKAYYNKNAQAYAQKLRNMKAAAITKVNHLKNLNMRVATSHAGYDYLLSEFGLRVRAVIEPAHGVEPSASDIKAIIDTIKRDKIDVVFVDAQAPNKYSTTIQKATGVRIRSLSHMSRGAYTKDGFERFMKYNLDSLTSAMLEVGKTRGR comes from the coding sequence ATGAAAAAAATTTTATTAATAGTTTCGATGATATTAATAAATATGTTTTCTTATGCAAAATTGAGAGTTGGAGTAACATTACAGCCTTACTACAGTTTTGTATCAAATATTGTTGGAGATAAGATGGAAGTTGTGCCTGCAATAAGAGGAGATATCTATGATGTCCATAATTATAAAGCAAGGCCTGAAGATATAAAAAAAATGGCTACGTTAAATATTCTTGTTGTAAATGGAATAGGACATGATGAATTTATATATGGAATAGTAAGATCTGCAAGAATGGGTGGAAAAATAAAAATAATAAATGCAAATAAAGGTGTTTCCTTAATGCCTGTTTCAGGAATGAGGACAAAAACGAGAGTAATGAATCCGCATTCATTTATATCGATAACTTCTTCAATTCAGCAGATATATACGATAGCAAGAGAGCTAGGACAGATAGACCCTGCAAACAAAGCCTATTATAACAAAAATGCACAGGCATATGCTCAAAAATTGAGAAATATGAAAGCAGCTGCCATAACAAAAGTAAATCACCTGAAAAATCTGAATATGAGAGTAGCGACTTCACATGCAGGTTATGACTATCTTCTGTCTGAATTTGGACTGAGGGTAAGAGCCGTAATAGAGCCTGCCCATGGAGTAGAACCAAGCGCTTCAGATATAAAGGCAATAATAGATACTATAAAAAGGGATAAGATAGATGTAGTCTTTGTAGATGCACAGGCACCTAATAAATATTCAACAACGATACAGAAAGCTACAGGTGTAAGGATAAGAAGTCTTTCACATATGAGCAGGGGGGCATACACGAAAGATGGATTTGAAAGGTTCATGAAATATAATCTTGATTCACTGACATCTGCAATGTTGGAAGTTGGAAAAACAAGAGGAAGATAG
- a CDS encoding metal ABC transporter ATP-binding protein, which produces MSGILIEIKNLKLTLSNTKILDKINMTIEPGKIHCLIGPNGGGKTSLLKCILGQVPYEGEIFISYDDTKTIGYVPQLLDFDKTLPITVENFLSIVYQKKPCFLGISGKYRKILDDLLKKIGMYEKRKRLIGNLSGGEKQRLLLAQAIYPEPNLLILDEPFTGIDKLGEDYFKSIIRDLKSKGITILWVHHNLKQVIEMADTVTCIKKEIQFSGNPKKILDEEKILTAFS; this is translated from the coding sequence ATGTCAGGCATATTAATTGAAATAAAAAATTTAAAATTAACATTATCAAATACAAAAATACTGGATAAAATAAATATGACAATAGAGCCCGGGAAAATACATTGTCTTATAGGGCCTAATGGAGGAGGAAAAACTTCACTGCTTAAATGTATACTTGGTCAAGTTCCCTATGAAGGTGAAATATTTATTTCGTATGATGATACTAAAACAATAGGATATGTACCACAGTTGTTAGATTTTGATAAAACATTGCCAATAACAGTAGAAAATTTCCTTTCAATTGTTTATCAGAAAAAACCTTGTTTTTTAGGCATTTCAGGAAAATATAGAAAAATATTGGATGATTTATTGAAAAAAATAGGAATGTATGAAAAAAGAAAAAGACTCATAGGCAATTTATCCGGTGGAGAAAAACAGAGGCTCCTTTTAGCTCAGGCAATTTATCCTGAGCCTAATTTACTCATACTTGATGAGCCTTTTACAGGAATTGATAAATTAGGTGAAGATTATTTTAAAAGTATAATAAGAGATCTGAAAAGTAAAGGAATAACAATTTTGTGGGTACATCATAATTTGAAACAGGTAATCGAAATGGCGGATACTGTAACATGTATAAAAAAAGAAATTCAATTTTCGGGTAATCCTAAAAAAATTCTGGATGAAGAAAAAATTCTGACTGCGTTTTCATAA
- a CDS encoding metal ABC transporter permease translates to MLEIIRTFFTDMANRQMLPEYFKYAFVINSLICTLFIGTILGGIGTMVVTKRMAFFSEAIGHAALTGIAFGVMAGEPINAPYVMLFTYCIIFGLLINYTRNRTKMSTDTLIGIFLSISIALGGSLLIFVSAKANSHMIENVMFGSILTVSDSDILILIVTITVLGIVLIPLFNRMLLSSFNANMATVKGVNVKLMEYIFTVTVTLVTVVSVKIIGAALVEALLLIPAASAKNLSKSISGFFFYSIFFSLLSCILGVIVPIHYNISIPSGGAIILMASFIFFITVVIKNMNGKFNGSE, encoded by the coding sequence ATGCTCGAAATTATTAGGACTTTTTTTACAGATATGGCAAACAGGCAGATGCTACCTGAGTATTTTAAATATGCCTTTGTAATAAATTCACTTATATGCACCCTATTTATAGGAACAATTTTAGGTGGAATAGGAACAATGGTTGTAACTAAAAGAATGGCATTTTTTTCTGAAGCGATAGGTCATGCTGCACTTACGGGAATAGCGTTTGGAGTAATGGCAGGTGAACCTATTAATGCCCCATATGTCATGTTGTTTACATACTGTATAATATTTGGACTGCTTATAAATTATACAAGAAACAGGACAAAAATGTCCACAGATACTTTGATAGGTATCTTTTTATCAATATCAATAGCACTGGGAGGCTCTCTGCTTATTTTCGTTTCTGCAAAGGCAAATTCCCATATGATTGAAAATGTCATGTTTGGCTCCATCCTTACTGTCAGTGACTCTGATATATTGATTCTTATAGTTACAATTACAGTTTTAGGAATAGTTCTTATACCATTATTTAACAGAATGCTTCTTTCAAGCTTTAATGCAAATATGGCAACAGTAAAAGGAGTAAATGTCAAGCTGATGGAATATATATTTACAGTAACTGTTACACTTGTAACTGTAGTTTCTGTAAAAATAATAGGTGCGGCATTAGTGGAAGCACTGCTTTTGATTCCTGCCGCATCAGCAAAAAATTTGTCAAAATCAATAAGCGGTTTTTTCTTCTACAGTATATTTTTTTCGCTTTTAAGCTGTATTCTAGGAGTTATTGTGCCTATTCATTATAATATATCAATACCTTCAGGAGGAGCAATAATTTTAATGGCGTCATTTATATTTTTTATAACGGTTGTAATAAAGAATATGAACGGTAAATTTAATGGAAGTGAATAG
- a CDS encoding metal ABC transporter solute-binding protein, Zn/Mn family has protein sequence MKKITFILMFLLIGTMYAENRTNKKNKKVLTSIQSVYSIVKNITKDSDIEVYSIFDSDVSMDYGKSAFDNKNLDLSSAKDAVAVVDVAKVWNNDYLYEYARRKNIRIVEIDASYSFSGNDYLSLSLLNYKNGDRNPYVWMSFQNVIKMANIAADDLSELFPENSKIIEKNLTKFSQEIKEIENGYLEKTLTLSSLSVITLTENLDYLFNDLNIFFNYTDTNEVTVKNVAEIMKRNNSKIFISDRWIKKEIINEIEQKGGKFLVLDTFNIPREVDGKMDPDGYIKGMKENMEKLVEAMQSMDKK, from the coding sequence TTGAAAAAAATAACATTTATATTAATGTTTTTGCTGATAGGAACAATGTATGCAGAAAACCGTACAAATAAAAAAAATAAAAAAGTTTTAACATCAATTCAGTCGGTTTATTCCATAGTAAAGAACATAACTAAGGATTCTGATATTGAAGTTTATTCCATATTTGATTCTGATGTTTCAATGGATTATGGAAAATCAGCCTTTGATAACAAGAATTTGGATTTGTCTTCGGCTAAAGATGCAGTGGCTGTTGTTGATGTTGCTAAAGTCTGGAATAATGATTACCTTTATGAATATGCCCGTAGAAAGAATATAAGAATTGTTGAAATTGATGCAAGTTATTCTTTTTCAGGGAATGATTATTTATCATTGTCTCTTTTAAATTATAAAAATGGAGATAGAAATCCATATGTATGGATGAGCTTTCAGAATGTCATAAAAATGGCAAATATAGCTGCTGATGACTTATCTGAACTTTTTCCTGAAAACAGTAAAATAATAGAAAAAAATCTTACAAAGTTTTCTCAGGAAATAAAAGAAATAGAAAATGGATATCTTGAAAAGACTTTAACCTTGAGTTCATTGTCAGTAATCACTCTTACAGAAAATCTTGACTATCTGTTTAATGATTTGAATATTTTCTTTAACTATACAGATACGAATGAAGTGACAGTAAAAAATGTTGCTGAAATTATGAAAAGGAATAATTCTAAAATTTTTATATCAGACAGATGGATAAAAAAGGAAATTATTAATGAAATAGAGCAAAAAGGCGGAAAATTTTTAGTTCTGGATACTTTCAATATTCCAAGGGAAGTAGATGGAAAAATGGATCCGGATGGTTATATAAAAGGAATGAAGGAAAATATGGAAAAATTAGTGGAAGCTATGCAATCCATGGATAAAAAATAA